One genomic segment of Protaetiibacter intestinalis includes these proteins:
- a CDS encoding FAD-dependent oxidoreductase, translating into MGEWIVKVGDTDPTLLVLEMGSVEVVSPPTPAAPDGTVVVRHHPGSLVGELSVLTGQHPIVSARARAHTRYWSLDGRALRRLLAHEPAIGDLVLRALLARREVLRSGPVGDSITLVGDVGRRADRSLIAFAERQRVPFTWIDEVTASANRALAAYGLTISDTPVVLGLEAPIRKATPGTLSEVLGFTLSRAEPRLVDLAIVGSGPSGIAAAICAASEGLDTVVLDAVAVGGQAAASSRIENVLGFPSGISGAQLLEDSAVQALKFGARLHSPCEVGALRRCADGGYVLALSDGAEVRARAVIVATGVQYRGLPLRRWRHFETTSIYYAATALEVRPLAGLPVVVVGGANSAGQATAFLAEHGCMVALVSRRRIEESMSAYLVDRIRGNPSVVIYEGSELSSLNGDDTLTGVEVDGIHQIPASALFCFIGATPSADFEHELEADPAGFLLTDTQLPKTALGRAPLPFETSWPGVFAAGDVRHGSIKRVAAAVGEGSSAVQSVHRFLAEVAE; encoded by the coding sequence GTGGGCGAGTGGATCGTGAAGGTCGGAGACACAGATCCGACTCTGCTGGTCCTCGAGATGGGTTCGGTAGAGGTCGTGTCACCTCCGACCCCGGCGGCACCTGACGGAACGGTCGTCGTGCGTCACCATCCCGGCAGCTTGGTTGGCGAGCTGTCCGTCCTCACGGGCCAGCACCCGATCGTTTCCGCGCGGGCGCGGGCGCACACGCGCTACTGGTCGTTGGATGGACGGGCGCTTCGGCGTCTCCTTGCCCACGAGCCGGCCATTGGCGACTTGGTGCTGCGCGCGCTGCTTGCGCGGCGCGAAGTGCTTCGGAGCGGCCCAGTCGGAGACTCGATCACGTTGGTAGGCGATGTCGGTCGGCGGGCCGACAGGAGCCTGATCGCATTCGCCGAGCGTCAACGTGTCCCGTTTACGTGGATCGACGAAGTGACCGCGTCGGCGAATCGCGCTTTGGCGGCATACGGCTTGACCATCTCGGACACGCCGGTTGTGCTGGGCCTCGAGGCTCCGATCAGGAAGGCGACGCCCGGAACTCTCTCCGAAGTGCTTGGATTCACCCTCTCCCGCGCCGAACCTCGTCTCGTCGACCTCGCCATCGTCGGCAGTGGGCCGTCAGGTATAGCTGCCGCCATATGTGCAGCGTCGGAAGGTTTGGACACCGTGGTGCTTGATGCGGTCGCGGTCGGTGGGCAAGCTGCGGCCAGTTCGCGAATCGAGAACGTGCTCGGCTTTCCCTCGGGGATCAGCGGAGCGCAGCTACTCGAGGACTCCGCCGTGCAGGCACTCAAGTTCGGTGCGCGATTGCACAGCCCATGCGAGGTGGGAGCGCTCAGGCGGTGCGCGGACGGCGGGTACGTGCTCGCATTGAGCGACGGCGCCGAAGTCCGTGCTCGTGCGGTGATCGTCGCTACGGGTGTGCAGTACAGGGGGCTACCCCTGAGACGCTGGCGTCACTTCGAAACCACGAGCATCTACTACGCCGCCACCGCCCTCGAAGTGAGGCCCCTGGCAGGGTTGCCGGTCGTCGTTGTGGGCGGGGCGAACTCCGCGGGCCAGGCGACCGCCTTTCTGGCGGAGCACGGCTGTATGGTCGCGCTCGTCTCCCGTCGGCGAATCGAAGAGTCGATGTCTGCGTACCTTGTCGATCGTATTCGCGGGAACCCGAGCGTCGTCATCTACGAAGGCTCCGAGCTCTCGTCCCTCAACGGCGACGACACCCTCACAGGCGTCGAGGTGGATGGAATCCACCAGATCCCGGCGAGCGCGTTGTTCTGCTTCATCGGCGCAACGCCGAGCGCGGACTTCGAGCACGAACTCGAAGCAGATCCAGCCGGCTTCCTGCTCACCGACACACAGCTCCCAAAGACCGCGCTTGGTCGCGCACCACTTCCGTTCGAGACGAGTTGGCCCGGGGTGTTCGCGGCGGGTGACGTCCGTCACGGCTCCATCAAGCGGGTCGCGGCTGCGGTCGGGGAGGGCTCAAGCGCGGTGCAATCGGTGCACCGGTTCCTGGCGGAAGTGGCCGAGTAG
- a CDS encoding FUSC family protein yields the protein MPVVLAITLATVDANAALFASLAALLVVLSERSGTLGQRLFRSGAGLGAGIVAEAFGSSTGGTGWIPLAALLGFGLVAGVLSSITSALSFASMQLLVQVSIACGLAVEISRWERLTSYIAGGLFAIAVMVVQSAIERTSGLYLAAADGAERAVELSAFDPENVAAASVADRELDLAQDLITWARPIGPTRRALVEKARAKYANALVKALGVATQQPAPLVASVTPGDAQAVLREAIGARSTWALVGRLEACLLVGELVRQASPLGHGYWITLTIALCLKPDFAPVFTRTVQRGVGTLLGLVVGVVFVLLPSRLFALALLVAAGGAVPYTVRRNYGWFAFVITPQVFVLLELGQPVSWTTIVERAANTLIGCVIVLTVGNALWPATWARGLRHEADLLDADIDEFLSRAAQGLSFETAVQRLALSRRITALKDQAAVMSETSISPQRYRLLAEDITRIEGRFRLGMRRIRPDAVTEQVP from the coding sequence GTGCCCGTCGTCCTCGCAATCACGCTCGCCACTGTCGATGCCAACGCGGCGTTGTTCGCTTCCTTGGCAGCACTCTTGGTAGTTCTCTCGGAACGGTCCGGCACTCTCGGTCAGCGGCTCTTCCGTTCGGGCGCCGGGCTCGGGGCGGGGATTGTCGCCGAGGCGTTCGGATCCTCGACCGGGGGCACGGGTTGGATCCCACTCGCCGCCCTCTTGGGCTTCGGGCTGGTGGCAGGTGTGCTCAGCAGCATCACATCCGCCTTGTCGTTCGCCTCCATGCAGCTTCTTGTGCAGGTGTCCATTGCCTGCGGACTGGCTGTGGAGATCTCCCGTTGGGAACGCCTCACCTCGTACATCGCGGGCGGGTTGTTCGCGATCGCGGTGATGGTGGTCCAAAGCGCAATCGAACGGACGAGCGGGCTCTACCTAGCAGCCGCGGACGGCGCCGAACGAGCCGTCGAATTGTCCGCATTCGACCCCGAGAACGTGGCTGCTGCCTCGGTCGCCGACCGTGAGCTCGACCTAGCGCAAGACCTCATCACCTGGGCGCGTCCGATCGGTCCGACCCGACGCGCGCTCGTCGAGAAGGCGCGTGCCAAATACGCCAACGCGCTCGTCAAAGCCCTCGGCGTTGCGACACAGCAACCGGCCCCCCTGGTCGCTTCGGTCACCCCAGGAGATGCGCAAGCTGTTCTGCGGGAAGCGATTGGTGCGCGATCCACCTGGGCGCTTGTCGGACGCCTCGAGGCCTGCCTGCTGGTCGGCGAGCTCGTGCGCCAGGCCAGTCCACTGGGACACGGCTACTGGATCACCCTGACGATTGCGCTATGCCTCAAGCCCGACTTCGCCCCCGTCTTCACGCGCACGGTCCAACGTGGCGTCGGCACGCTGCTCGGGCTCGTCGTGGGGGTCGTCTTTGTTCTCCTCCCGAGTCGGCTGTTTGCGCTTGCCCTCCTCGTTGCGGCCGGCGGTGCCGTGCCCTACACCGTTCGGCGAAACTACGGTTGGTTCGCTTTCGTCATCACGCCTCAGGTGTTCGTGCTGCTGGAATTGGGCCAGCCCGTCAGCTGGACCACGATCGTCGAGCGGGCAGCGAACACGCTCATCGGTTGCGTGATCGTCCTCACCGTCGGGAATGCGCTCTGGCCCGCCACCTGGGCGCGCGGCTTGCGTCACGAAGCAGATCTCCTCGACGCCGATATCGACGAGTTCTTGAGCAGGGCCGCCCAAGGGCTGTCCTTCGAGACCGCGGTACAGCGGTTAGCGCTGTCGCGAAGGATCACTGCCTTGAAAGATCAAGCTGCCGTGATGTCGGAGACCTCAATCTCGCCTCAGCGATACAGGCTGTTAGCCGAAGACATCACCAGGATCGAGGGCAGGTTCAGGCTGGGAATGCGGCGCATCCGGCCAGACGCTGTGACTGAGCAGGTCCCCTAG
- a CDS encoding site-specific integrase — translation MSNAESQPGARNTMTDTHPPVSELVLSEVAAFVQTVARLLASQSDYTVARLTTIIGKYVAWAHGIRGLPLAERLLFDTKVVDLYIRDSRIQGKLHPSSIGTYRSVLLRVSEVLLPRDEATQARGLSANALLPPYSAEELTHFPTWALGQRTDLMGQKATALMCLGLGCGLRAREINTLRREDIEDDNGIIVTVLDENGARRVPMLPRYEPAFRKLIESRRSGDFIFGKPEREVRRNAISEFVAVSNCHRVKPNTYRMRTTWIVGRLASGVDLPTLLEAAGLDRLEKLGDYIPYLAQPTPATFAGLTKDVVR, via the coding sequence ATGAGTAACGCTGAGTCGCAGCCGGGCGCGCGCAACACGATGACAGATACCCATCCCCCCGTCTCAGAACTGGTGTTGAGCGAGGTCGCCGCGTTCGTGCAAACCGTCGCGCGGCTGCTCGCCTCCCAGTCGGACTATACGGTCGCTCGCCTCACCACCATCATCGGCAAGTACGTGGCCTGGGCCCATGGCATCCGCGGTCTGCCGCTGGCGGAGCGCCTGCTGTTCGATACCAAGGTCGTCGACCTTTACATTCGTGACTCCCGCATCCAGGGGAAGCTTCACCCGTCGAGCATCGGAACATATCGTTCCGTACTGCTGCGGGTGTCCGAGGTCCTGCTGCCGCGAGACGAGGCGACTCAGGCGCGCGGCCTCAGCGCCAACGCCCTGCTCCCGCCGTACAGCGCGGAGGAACTGACCCACTTCCCGACCTGGGCGCTCGGCCAGCGAACCGATCTGATGGGCCAGAAGGCCACCGCCCTCATGTGCCTCGGCCTCGGCTGCGGGCTACGGGCCCGCGAAATCAACACCCTGCGGCGTGAAGACATCGAGGATGACAACGGCATCATCGTGACCGTTCTCGACGAGAACGGCGCCCGCCGGGTGCCGATGCTGCCCAGGTACGAGCCCGCGTTCCGGAAGCTCATCGAGTCGCGTCGCAGCGGCGACTTCATCTTCGGCAAGCCCGAGCGCGAAGTGCGGCGAAACGCCATCTCGGAGTTCGTCGCGGTGTCCAACTGCCACCGAGTCAAGCCAAACACCTACCGCATGCGCACCACGTGGATCGTGGGCCGACTGGCCTCAGGCGTGGACCTCCCGACCTTGCTCGAAGCAGCCGGTCTCGACCGGCTCGAGAAGCTCGGCGACTACATCCCCTACCTCGCACAACCCACTCCGGCGACGTTCGCCGGCCTTACCAAGGATGTCGTGCGGTGA